The following proteins are co-located in the Lagenorhynchus albirostris chromosome 2, mLagAlb1.1, whole genome shotgun sequence genome:
- the SLC66A1 gene encoding lysosomal amino acid transporter 1 homolog isoform X2, with amino-acid sequence MVWRKLGSSNFSSCPNGSSQWIWDVFGECAWDVWDKASVGLGLISILCFAASTLPQYIKACKMGNMDQALSLWFLLGWIGGDSCNLIGSFLADQLPLQTYTAVYYVLADVLMLSLYFHYKFKKRPSLWSSPINSVLLFILGVACTAPLLSSAGLVAAPREVFRGRMLLSVEPGNKPFTQQEIIGFVIGSVSSMLYLLSRLPQIRTNFLRKSTQGISYSLFALVMLGNTLYGLSVLLKNPEVGQSEGSYVLHHLPWLVGSLGVLLLDTIISIQFLIYRDAATSSERQPLLPS; translated from the exons ATGGTCTGGAGGAAGCTGGGCTCCAGCAACTTCTCCAGCTGCCCCAATGGCTCCAGCCAGTGGATATGGGACGTGTTTGGCGAGTGTGCCTGGGATGTCTGGGACAAGGCCAGCGTGGGCCTGGGCTTGATCTCCATTCTCTGCTTTGCTGCGTCCACCCTCCC CCAGTACATCAAGGCCTGCAAGATGGGCAACATGGACCAGGCCCTGTCCCTGTGGTTCCTCCTGGGCTGGATCGGCGGAGACTCCTGCAATCTCATTGGCTCCTTCCTTGCTGACCAGCTGCCCCTGCAG ACCTACACAGCCGTGTATTACGTCTTAGCCGATGTGCTGATGCTGTCGCTGTACTTTCATTACAAGTTTAAGAAACGCCCCTCTCTGT GGTCTTCCCCCATCAATTCTGTGCTGTTGTTCATCTTGGGGGTGGCGTGTACCGCCCCACTGCTGAGCAGCGCTGGCTTGGTGGCTGCCCCCAGGGAGGTCTTCCGGGGGCGGATGCTCTTGTCTGTGGAGCCGGGCAATAAG CCCTTCACGCAGCAGGAAATCATTGGCTTCGTAATCGGCTCCGTGTCCAGCATGCTGTACCTGCTCTCCCGGCTGCCTCAGATCCGCACCAAT TTCCTGCGGAAGTCGACACAGGGGATCTCCTACTCGCTGTTCGCCTTGGTGATGCTGGGGAACACGCTGTACGGGCTAAGTGTGCTGCTCAAAAACCCCGAAGTGGGCCAGAGCGAGGGCAGCTATGTGCTGCACCACCTGCCCTGGCTCGTGGGCAGCCTGGGCGTCCTGCTGCTCGACACCATC ATCTCCATACAGTTCCTGATATACAGGGATGCCGCCACCTCATCAGAGCGCCAGCCACTCCTCCCCAGCTGA
- the SLC66A1 gene encoding lysosomal amino acid transporter 1 homolog isoform X1, which yields MVWRKLGSSNFSSCPNGSSQWIWDVFGECAWDVWDKASVGLGLISILCFAASTLPQYIKACKMGNMDQALSLWFLLGWIGGDSCNLIGSFLADQLPLQTYTAVYYVLADVLMLSLYFHYKFKKRPSLWSSPINSVLLFILGVACTAPLLSSAGLVAAPREVFRGRMLLSVEPGNKPFTQQEIIGFVIGSVSSMLYLLSRLPQIRTNFLRKSTQGISYSLFALVMLGNTLYGLSVLLKNPEVGQSEGSYVLHHLPWLVGSLGVLLLDTIVSFRFLIYRDAATSSERQPLLPS from the exons ATGGTCTGGAGGAAGCTGGGCTCCAGCAACTTCTCCAGCTGCCCCAATGGCTCCAGCCAGTGGATATGGGACGTGTTTGGCGAGTGTGCCTGGGATGTCTGGGACAAGGCCAGCGTGGGCCTGGGCTTGATCTCCATTCTCTGCTTTGCTGCGTCCACCCTCCC CCAGTACATCAAGGCCTGCAAGATGGGCAACATGGACCAGGCCCTGTCCCTGTGGTTCCTCCTGGGCTGGATCGGCGGAGACTCCTGCAATCTCATTGGCTCCTTCCTTGCTGACCAGCTGCCCCTGCAG ACCTACACAGCCGTGTATTACGTCTTAGCCGATGTGCTGATGCTGTCGCTGTACTTTCATTACAAGTTTAAGAAACGCCCCTCTCTGT GGTCTTCCCCCATCAATTCTGTGCTGTTGTTCATCTTGGGGGTGGCGTGTACCGCCCCACTGCTGAGCAGCGCTGGCTTGGTGGCTGCCCCCAGGGAGGTCTTCCGGGGGCGGATGCTCTTGTCTGTGGAGCCGGGCAATAAG CCCTTCACGCAGCAGGAAATCATTGGCTTCGTAATCGGCTCCGTGTCCAGCATGCTGTACCTGCTCTCCCGGCTGCCTCAGATCCGCACCAAT TTCCTGCGGAAGTCGACACAGGGGATCTCCTACTCGCTGTTCGCCTTGGTGATGCTGGGGAACACGCTGTACGGGCTAAGTGTGCTGCTCAAAAACCCCGAAGTGGGCCAGAGCGAGGGCAGCTATGTGCTGCACCACCTGCCCTGGCTCGTGGGCAGCCTGGGCGTCCTGCTGCTCGACACCATCGTATCCTTTAGG TTCCTGATATACAGGGATGCCGCCACCTCATCAGAGCGCCAGCCACTCCTCCCCAGCTGA
- the LOC132515167 gene encoding aflatoxin B1 aldehyde reductase member 4: MLSTLSRAVARAAVRCARTPRPPEARTAATAAAMSRGPRATSGSPVWPATVLGTMEMGRRMDAPASAAAVRAFLERGHTELDTAFMYSDGQSESILGGLGLGLGGGDCKVKIATKANPWEGKSLKPDSLRSQLETSLKRLQCPHVDLFYLHAPDHGTPVEETLRACHQLHQEGKFVELGLSNYAAWEVAEICTLCKSNNWILPTVYQGMYNATTRQVETELFPCIRHFGLRFYAYNPLAGGLLTGKYKYEDKDRKQPVGRFFGTNWAEIYRNRFWKEHHFEAIALVEKALQAAYGPSAPSMTSAALRWMYHHSQLQGAHGDAVILGMSSLEQLEQNLVATEEGPLEPAIVQAFDQAWHLVAHECPSYFR, translated from the exons ATGCTGAGCACCTTGTCTCGCGCCGTGGCCCGCGCCGCCGTCCGCTGCGCTCGTACCCCCCGGCCACCCGAGGCTCGCACCGCCGCCACCGCAGCCGCCATGTCCCGGGGCCCGCGGGCCACCTCAGGCTCCCCTGTCTGGCCCGCCACCGTGCTGGGCACCATGGAGATGGGGCGCCGCATGGACGCGCCCGCCAGCGCCGCGGCAGTGCGCGCCTTTCTGGAGCGCGGCCACACTGAGCTGGACACGGCCTTCATGTACAGCGACGGCCAGTCCGAGAGCATCCTGGGCGGCCTGGGGCTCGGGCTGGGCGGCGGCGACTGCAAAG TGAAAATCGCTACCAAGGCCAATCCCTGGGAAGGGAAGTCGCTGAAGCCTGATAGCCTCCGGTCCCAGCTGGAGACGTCACTGAAGCGGCTGCAGTGTCCGCACGTTGACCTCTTCTATCTACACGCACCGGACCACGGCACCCCTGTGGAAGAGACACTGCGTGCCTGCCACCAGCTGCACCAGGAG GGCAAGTTTGTGGAGCTTGGCCTCTCCAACTATGCCGCCTGGGAAGTGGCCGAGATCTGTACCCTGTGCAAGAGCAACAACTGGATCCTGCCCACCGTGTACCAG GGCATGTACAACGCCACTACCCGGCAGGTGGAGACAGAGCTCTTCCCCTGCATCAGGCATTTTGGACTGAGGTTCTACGCCTACAACCCTTTGGCTG GGGGCCTGCTGACCGGCAAGTACAAGTATGAGGACAAGGACAGGAAGCAACCTGTGGGCCGCTTCTTTGGGACCAATTGGGCAGAGATCTACAGGAATCG CTTCTGGAAGGAACACCACTTCGAGGCCATTGCCCTGGTGGAGAAGGCCCTGCAGGCTGCGTATGGCCCCAGTGCCCCCAGCATGACCTCGGCCGCCCTCCGGTGGATGTACCACCATTCACAGCTCCAG GGTGCCCACGGGGACGCGGTCATCCTGGGCATGTCCAGCCTGGAGCAGCTGGAACAGAACTTGGTGGCCACTGAAGAAGGGCCCCTAGAGCCAGCCATCGTGCAGGCCTTTGATCAGGCCTGGCACCTGGTTGCCCATGAATGTCCCAGCTACTTCCGCTAG